The uncultured Campylobacter sp. nucleotide sequence GTGCGAAACAGAATTGTGATTATACAAGAGTGATGCTTAAAGGGGGCTGAATAGGCATTAGAAATTTTAAAAAAAACGATTTGGAAAATTTTAAATTTCATAATGAAATTTTAGCCGCAGTGCGTTTTAATACAAAATTTCTTCTCCGCCCTCCAACAAAAATTTTATAAATTTCGCATGCCGCCGCATCCAAAAATTAAAAATTTCATCATATTTGCGACCGACGACCGCGCCCATTTGTCCAAAAACCCGCTTGCAAAACACTTAAGCGCACGATTATAAGATTTCGCTATAATCACGTCCGATTTAAAATTTATCAAAATTTAAAAGGATCTTTATGCGCGCAATTTTTTCTATCTATATCTTCATCATCGCAGCCCTTATCGGCATCGAGCTCTCGCTCGGCGCACTCGTCGCGCCCGTGGTATTTTTCCCGCAGCAGATTATCGGGGAGGGCGTGCTATCGCACTTTCAAAGCGGCAAGCTAATGAGCGAGATCTTCGTAAAATACGGCGGCATCCTCATCGCAGTCTCGATCATCTGCCTCGTTTTTGAGATGATAAATTTCAACAACAACAAATCGCAATCCTTTCGCTTGCGCCTTTCGACCTTGATGCTGACGCTCGTAAATATCATACTTACCCTACTTTTCGTGCTTTACTTTACCGACTACGTCATAAATGCCCAAAAGATCGGCGCAGAAGCGACGATGACGCCGGAATTTGCCCA carries:
- a CDS encoding DUF4149 domain-containing protein, with the protein product MRAIFSIYIFIIAALIGIELSLGALVAPVVFFPQQIIGEGVLSHFQSGKLMSEIFVKYGGILIAVSIICLVFEMINFNNNKSQSFRLRLSTLMLTLVNIILTLLFVLYFTDYVINAQKIGAEATMTPEFAQIHAASEWCMKLIIVFQTVLFFAKILPALAAKKAAPEQSAADAD